In one Qingrenia yutianensis genomic region, the following are encoded:
- a CDS encoding DUF6017 domain-containing protein — protein sequence MKIEIQEVPKSYSNNTNNNYTDFNDTEKNNTESSDTEIISYPINRGNENNSPPLPAPKGIDTIRWIENRRKYEKLIKKNIDYDIISERYSKAWLDEIVAIMVDVVCSDEPTIRINKQEYPHEVVKSRFLKIDSSHIEYIDFALRSNTSDVRNIRAFLITTIYRSFETA from the coding sequence ATATGAAAATCGAAATTCAAGAAGTTCCGAAATCATACTCAAATAATACTAATAATAACTATACTGATTTTAACGATACTGAAAAGAATAATACTGAATCGAGCGATACTGAAATCATATCCTATCCTATCAATCGTGGAAATGAGAATAACTCTCCTCCCTTGCCTGCACCAAAAGGCATTGATACGATACGATGGATAGAAAATCGGCGAAAGTATGAAAAGCTAATCAAGAAAAACATTGACTATGACATTATCTCGGAAAGGTACAGTAAGGCGTGGCTTGATGAAATTGTGGCAATTATGGTCGATGTGGTATGCAGCGACGAGCCGACAATCCGCATAAACAAACAGGAATATCCTCACGAGGTTGTAAAGAGCAGATTTTTGAAAATTGACTCGTCGCATATTGAATATATAGACTTCGCCCTGCGGAGCAACACATCAGATGTCCGGAATATCCGGGCATTTTTAATTACAACGATTTATCGGTCGTTTGAAACGGC